A window of the Enoplosus armatus isolate fEnoArm2 chromosome 5, fEnoArm2.hap1, whole genome shotgun sequence genome harbors these coding sequences:
- the apoa1b gene encoding apolipoprotein A-Ib has product MKFVALALALLLAVGSQAASLQADAPSGLEHFRSALSVYLNQVKDTSLRALDQLDDAEHGALKASLSQRVNDIYTQITELQKTVSPVTDSVVSTLSAATAELRSSVLEDIEGLRTKLEPERNKLREVIEKHITEYREQIQPIVTEYYNKHTEELETLKTKLEPLVETLREKVATNVEETKAALIPIVEGVRTKLSERLEALKELAAPYVEEYKDKLVQTYGQAQTINTDEINALQEKIAPLVADIKVKLQAIFEAFAATVTKN; this is encoded by the exons ATGAAGTTTGTGGCTCTCGCTCTCGCCCTTCTGCTGGCTGTCG GCTCTCAGGCTGCTTCCCTGCAGGCTGATGCACCCTCAGGTCTGGAACACTTCCGGTCTGCTCTAAGTGTCTACCTGAATCAGGTGAAGGACACTTCCCTCAGAGCCCTGGACCAGCTTGATGACGCTGAGCACGGTGCACTCAA GGCCAGCCTATCTCAGCGTGTGAACGACATCTACACTCAAATCACGGAATTGCAGAAGACTGTTTCCCCAGTCACTGACAGCGTCGTCAGCACCCTCTCTGCTGCCACAGCTGAATTACGTTCCTCTGTCTTGGAGGATATTGAAGGCCTGAGAACCAAGTTGGAGCCCGAACGTAATAAGCTGAGGGAAGTCATcgaaaaacacatcactgagtACCGCGAGCAGATACAGCCCATCGTCACAGAGTACTACAACAAGCACACAGAAGAGTTGGAAACCCTGAAGACCAAACTGGAGCCCCTTGTGGAGACTCTGCGCGAGAAGGTGGCTACCAACGTGGAGGAGACCAAGGCCGCCCTGATACCCATCGTGGAGGGTGTGCGTACCAAGCTCTCTGAGCGTCTGGAGGCTCTGAAGGAGCTGGCTGCTCCCTACGTTGAGGAATACAAGGACAAGCTGGTGCAGACCTACGGCCAGGCGCAGACCATCAACACCGATGAGATCAATGCCCTGCAGGAGAAGATTGCGCCTTTAGTCGCTGATATCAAGGTTAAGCTTCAAGCTATCTTCGAGGCCTTTGCTGCTACCGTCACCAAGAACTaa